The following proteins come from a genomic window of Platichthys flesus chromosome 1, fPlaFle2.1, whole genome shotgun sequence:
- the tln2a gene encoding talin-2a isoform X2: MVVLSLKICVRHCNVVKTMQFEPCTAIYDACRIIRERVQEAQTGQASDYGLFLSDEDPRKGIWLESGRTLDYYMLRNGDILEYKKKQRPQKIKMLDGAVKTIMVDDSKTVGELLVTICSRIGITNYEEYSVIQELVEEKKEDGMGTLKKDRTLLRDERKMEKLKAKLHTDDDLNWLDHSRTFREQGVDENETLLLRRKFFYSDQNVDSRDPVQLNLLYVQARDDILNGSHPVSFEKACEFGGIQAQIQFGPHMEHKHKPGFLDLKEFLPKEYIKQRGSEKTIFQDHKDCGEMTEIEAKVKYVKLARSLRTYGVSFFLVKEKMKSKNKLVPRLLGITKESVMRVEEKTKDVVQEWPLTTVKRWAASPKSFTLDFGEYQESYYSVQTTEGEQISQLIAGYIDIILKKKQSKDRFGLEGDEESTMLEESVSPKKSTILQQQFNRVGRMEHGSVALPGVIRSGSIGTESLSMGTMPSAQQQITMGQMHRGHMPPLSSAQQALMGTINTSMQAVQKAQIDLGEVDNLPPLGQDMASKMWIQNKMDESKHEIHSQVDAITAGTASVVNLTAGDPTDTDYTAVGCAITTISSNLTEMSKGVKLLAALMEDDVGGGNDLMKAARTLAGAVSDLLKAVEPASGEPRQTVLTAAGSIGQASGDLLRQIGESETDERFQDILMNLAKAVANAAAMLVLKAKNVAQVSEDTVLQNRVIAAATQCALSTSQLVACAKVVSPTISSPVCQEQLIEAGKLVDRSVESCVQACLSATEDGELLKQVSAAASVVSQALGDLLHHVRQYTSRGEPIGRYDQATDTIMTVTESIFCSMGDAGEMVRQARVLAQATSDLVNAMRSDAEAEVDVDNSKKLLAAAKLLADATARMVEAAKGAAAYPENEDQQQRLREAAEGLRVATNAAAQNAIKKKLINRLEHAAKQAAAAATQTIAAAQNAAASNKNTAAHQQLVQSCKAVADHIPQLVQGVRGSQAKPEDLSAQLALIIASQNFLQPGSKMVTSAKSSVPTVTDQAAAMQLGQCAKNLATCLAELRTSAQKAHDACGPMEIDSALTAIQTLRSELQDAKMAAVNAQLKPLPGETLERCAQDLGSTSKSVGSSMAQLLTCAAQGNEHYTGIAARETAQALRTLAQAARGVAASTTDPKAAAAMLDSARDVMEGSALLIHEAKEALVSPGDAESQQRLAQVAKAVSHSLNNCVNCLPGQKDVDMALKSIGEASKKLLIETIPLASKSFQEAQCDLNQTAAELNQSAGDVVHASRGSSSQLAMASGKFGEDFDEFLDAGIEMAGHTQKKDDQVQVIGNLKNISMASSKLLLAAKSLSVDPAAANAKNLLSAAARAVTESINQLITLCTQQAPGQKECDNALRELEAVRGMLDNPNEPVSDLSYFDCIESVMENSKVLGESMAGISQNCKTGDVPAFGHCVGSASKALCGLTEAAGQASYLVGVSDPNSQAGHQGLVDPIQFAKANQAIQMACQNLVDPGSSPSQVLSAATIVAKHTSALCNACRLASSRTTNPVAKRHFVQSAKEVANSTANLVKTIKALDGDFSDENRNKCRFATAPLIEAVENLTTFASNPEFASIPAQISREGSAAQEPIRQSACSMLDSSTHLLKTARSLVINPKDPPTWSVLAGHSRTVSDSIKSLITAIRDKAPGQRECDFSIDNINKCIRNIEQASLAAVSQNLASRDDISLEALQEQLTSTVQEIGHLIDPISTAARGEASQLGHKVTQLAGYFEPLIMASVGVTSKLRDHQQQMTFLDQTKTLAESALQMLYAAKEGGGNPKASHTHDAIAEAAQLMKEAVDDIMVTLNEAASEVGMVGGMVESIAEAMAKLDEGTPPEPEGSFVDYQTSMVKHSKAIAVTAQEMMTKSVTCPDELGALASQVTVDYSQLAVQGRLAAHTAEPEEIGFQIKTRVQELGHGCIFLVQKAGALQIIPSDSFTKRELIDCARAVTEKVSLVLSALQAGNKGTQACITAASAVSGIIGDLDTTIMFASAGTLNAEDDESFADHRENILKTAKALVEDTKMLVSGAASGQDRLAQAAQSSAKTITQLTDVVKLGAASIGSDDPETQVVLINAVKDVAKALAELISATKCAAGKAADDPSMYQLKSAAKVMVTNVTSLLKTVKAVEDEATRGTRALEATIECIKQEMAVFQSKAAPNKTTTPEEFIRMTKGITMATAKAVAAGNSARQEDIIHTANLSRKAISDMLTTCKQAAYHPEVSEEVKSRALMFGAECTTGYIDLLEQVLLLLQRPTAEQKQQLAAFSKRVAGAVTELIQTAEAMKGSEWVDPEDPTVIAETELLGAAASIEAAAKKLEQLKPRAKPKLADETLNFEEQILEAAKSIAAATSALVKSASAAQRELVAQGKVGLIRANSVDDGQWSQGLISAARLVAAATSNLCEAANASVQGHASEEKLISSAKQVAASTAQLLVACKVKADQDSEAMRRLQIAGNAVKKASDNLVRAAQKAAFDKADEDNVVVKTKFVGGIAQIIAAQEEMLRKERELEEARKKLAQIRQQQYKFLPHELREDNN, encoded by the exons tgaacTGGCTGGACCACAGCAGAACATTCAGAGAGCAGGGCGTGGACGAGAACGAGACGCTCTTGCTCAGACGCAAGTTCTTCTACTCGGACCAGAATGTGGACTCCAGGGACCCGGTCCAACTCAACCTGCTTTACGTACAG GCTCGGGACGACATCCTGAACGGTTCTCACCCTGTATCGTTCGAGAAGGCCTGTGAGTTTGGAGGGATTCAGGCTCAGATCCAGTTTGGACCTCACAtggagcacaaacacaaacctggtTTCTTAGA CCTGAAGGAGTTTCTACCCAAAGAATACATCAAGCAGAGAGGATCTGAGAAGACGATATTCCAG GACCATAAAGACTGTGGAGAAATGACAGAGATCGAAGCCAAAGTGAAATATGTCAAACTGGCTCGATCTCTGCGGACCTATGGCGTCTCCTTCTTCCTGGTCAAG gagaagatgaagagtaaGAACAAGCTGGTGCCGCGGCTCCTGGGCATCACCAAAGAGTCGGTGATGAGAGTGGAAGAGAAAACTAAAGACGTGGTTCAGGAGTGGCCACTCACCACAGTGAAGAGGTGGGCGGCGTCGCCCAAGAGCTTCACCCTG GACTTCGGGGAGTACCAGGAGAGTTACTACTCGGTGCAGACCACTGAAGGGGAGCAGATCTCCCAACTCATCGCCGGCTACATCGATATCATCCTGAAAAAG AAGCAAAGCAAGGACCGTTTTGGATTGGAAGGCGATGAAGAGTCGACCATGTTGGAGGAATCTGTATCCCCGAAAAA GTCCACCATCCTTCAGCAGCAGTTCAACCGGGTGGGCCGGATGGAGCACGGCTCGGTGGCGCTCCCAGGGGTGATCCGCTCCGGCTCCATCGGCACAGAGTCGCTCAGCATGGGCACCATGCCGTCTGCTCAGCAGCAGATCACCATGGGTCAGATGCACCGTGGGCACATGCCACCACTG agCTCAGCACAGCAGGCTCTGATGGGAACCATCAACACCAGTATGCAAGCAGTGCAGAAAGCCCAGATTGACCTGGGAGAGGTGGACAACCTGCCACCACTGGGACAGGACATG GCATCAAAGATGTGGATCCAGAACAAGATGGATGAATCCAAACACGAGATCCACTCGCAGGTGGACGCCATCACTGCAGGAACGGCGTCTGTGGTCAACCTCACGGCTG GCGATCCCACTGACACAGACTACACAGCAGTGGGCTGCGCCATCACCACCATCTCCTCCAACCTGACTGAAATGTCAAAGGGTGTGAAGCTGCTGGCTGCGCTGATGGAGGATGACGTGGGCGGAGGAAACGACCTGATGAAGGCCGCCAGGACGCTGGCAGGGGCCGTGTCTGACTTGCTGAAGGCTGTGGAGCCGGCCTCTGGAGAG CCCAGACAGACCGTgctgacagcagcaggcagcatCGGCCAGGCCAGTGGAGACCTCCTGCGCCAGAttggagagagcgagacagacgAGAGGTTCCAG GACATCCTGATGAATCTGGCCAAAGCGGTGGCCAACGCTGCAGCCATGTTGGTGCTCAAGGCCAAGAACGTAGCCCAGGTTTCTGAGGACACTGTGCTGCAGAACCGGGTCATTGCGGCGGCCACCCAGTGCGCCCTGTCCACCTCCCAGCTGGTAGCATGTGCCAAG GTGGTGAGTCCCACCATCAGCTCCCCAGTTTGCCAGGAGCAGCTAATTGAAGCAGGAAAGCTGGTGGATCGCTCGGTGGAAAGCTGCGTGCAGGCCTGCCTCTCGGCCACAGAGGATGGCGAGCTCCTTAAACAG GTGAGCGCTGCGGCCAGCGTGGTGAGCCAGGCTCTGGGAGATCTGCTCCACCACGTCCGCCAGTACACCTCGAGGGGAGAGCCAATCGGGCGCTATGACCAGGCCACGGACACCATCATGACCGTCACTGAGAGCATCTTCTGCTCCATGGGAGACGCAG GAGAGATGGTCCGTCAGGCCCGGGTCTTGGCTCAGGCCACCTCAGACCTGGTGAACGCCATGAGGTCGGATGCCGAGGCCGAGGTGGATGTTGACAATTCAAAGAAGTTACTGGCAGCTGCTAAACTGTTAGCTGACGCCACTGCGAGGATGGTGGAGGCAGCAAAG ggGGCTGCGGCGTACCCGGAGAACGAGGATCAGCAGCAGAGACTGAGGGAGGCCGCGGAGGGGCTGCGTGTGGCCACCAATGCCGCAGCTCAGAACGCCATCAAGAAGAAACTGATTAACAGACTGGAG caTGCTGCTAAACAAGCCGCGGCTGCAGCCACACAAACCATCGCTGCTGCTCAAAACGCTGCTGCGTCCAACAAGAACACGGCTGCTCACCAGCAGCTGGTGCAGAGCTGTAAG GCAGTGGCGGACCACATTCCACAGCTCGTCCAGGGAGTACGTGGGAGTCAGGCCAAACCGGAGGACCTCAGTGCACAACTCGCCCTCATCATCGCCAGTCAGAACTTCCTACAG CCCGGTAGTAAGATGGTGACCTCGGCCAAGTCATCTGTTCCCACGGTAACGGATCAGGCCGCAGCCATGCAACTGGGTCAGTGTGCTAAGAACCTGGCCACCTGCCTGGCTGAGCTGAGGACGTCCGCACAGAAG GCTCATGATGCTTGCGGCCCCATGGAGATTGACTCTGCACTCACGGCCATCCAGACCCTGAGAAGTGAGCTGCAAGATGCCAAGATGGCTGCTGTTAATGCCCAGCTGAAACCACTACCAGGAGAAACG TTGGAGAGGTGCGCTCAGGATCTGGGCAGCACCTCCAAGTCAGTGGGGTCGTCCATGGCTCAGCTCCTCACCTGTGCTGCACAAGGAAACGAACACTACACAG GAATAGCAGCCAGGGAGACGGCTCAGGCCCTGAGAACTCTGGCCCAGGCGGCTCGTGGCGTCGCCGCTTCCACCACTGACCCCAAGGCTGCAGCCGCCATGCTGGACTCCGCTCGTGATGTCATGGAGGGCTCGGCGCTCCTCATTCATGAGGCCAAGGAGGCGCTGGTTTCACCCGGAGACGCCGAGAGCCAGCAGAGGTTGGCACAG GTGGCCAAGGCCGTGTCTCATTCACTGAACAACTGCGTCAACTGTCTGCCCGGCCAGAAGGATGTGGACATGGCTCTAAAGAGCATCGGGGAGGCCAGCAAGAAGCTGCTGATCGAGACA ATCCCTCTGGCCTCCAAGTCATTTCAGGAGGCTCAGTGTGATTTGAACCAAACAGCGGCAGAGCTGAACCAGTCAGCAGGCGATGTGGTCCACGCCTCCAGAGGCTCCAGCAGCCAGCTGGCAATGGCCTCTGGGAAGTTCGGTGAAGACTTTGATGAGTTCCTGGATGCTGGAATCGAGATGGCCGGCCACACTCAG AAAAAGGACGACCAGGTGCAGGTGATCGGGAACCTGAAGAACATCTCCATGGCTTCTAGCAAACTGCTGCTGGCTGCTAAGAGTCTGTCTGTGGACCCTGCAGCCGCTAACGCTAAGAacctgctctctgctgctgcaag AGCAGTGACGGAGAGCATTAACCAGCTGATCACACTGTGTACACAGCAGGCTCCTGGACAGAAGGAGTGTGACAACGCCCTCAGAGAGCTTGAG GCTGTCAGAGGAATGCTGGACAACCCCAACGAGCCCGTCAGTGACCTCTCCTACTTCGACTGCATTGAGAGTGTGATGGAGAACTCCAAG GTCCTCGGGGAGTCCATGGCAGGGATTTCTCAGAACTGTAAGACCGGTGATGTGCCTGCGTTCGGACACTGTGTGGGATCTGCCTCTAAGGCTCTGTGTGGCCTCACTGAGGCTGCAGGACAG GCCTCCTACCTGGTGGGTGTGTCTGATCCCAACAGTCAGGCAGGACACCAGGGGCTGGTGGATCCCATCCAGTTCGCCAAAGCCAATCAGGCAATCCAGATGGCCTGTCAGAATCTGGTTGACCCAGGCAGCAGTCCCTCCCAG GTGCTCTCTGCAGCCACCATTGTTGCTAAGCACACCTCAGCCCTGTGCAACGCCTGCCGTCTGGCCTCCTCCAGGACGACCAACCCGGTCGCCAAGAGGCACTTTGTCCAGTCGGCCAAAGAGGTGGCGAACAGCACCGCCAACCTGGTCAAAACCATCAAG GCCTTAGATGGTGATTTCTCCGACGAGAACAGGAACAAGTGTCGATTCGCCACGGCTCCGCTCATCGAGGCCGTGGAAAACCTGACCACGTTTGCTTCCAACCCGGAGTTTGCCAGCATCCCTGCTCAAATCAGCCGGGAG GGCTCTGCCGCCCAGGAGCCCATCCGCCAGTCAGCATGCTCCATGCTCGACAGCTCCACCCACCTGCTGAAGACCGCACGCTCGTTGGTCATCAACCCCAAAGACCCGCCCACCTGGTCCGTTCTGGCGGGTCACTCCCGCACCGTCTCCGACTCGATCAAGAGTCTTATCACAGCCATCCG TGACAAGGCCCCGGGCCAGCGGGAGTGCGACTTCTCCATtgataacattaacaaatgtaTCCGGAACATTGAGCAGGCCTCTCTGGCAGCGGTCAGCCAGAACTTAGCCAGCAGGGACGACATCTCACTTGAA GCGCTACAAGAGCAGCTGACGTCCACTGTGCAGGAAATTGGCCACCTAATTGACCCCATTTCCACTGCTGCCAGAGGCGAAGCCTCCCAACTAGGACACAAG GTGACCCAACTGGCCGGTTACTTTGAGCCACTGATCATGGCCTCAGTGGGTGTGACGTCCAAACTGAGAGACCACCAGCAGCAGATGACTTTCCTGGACCAGACTAAGACCCTGGCTGAGTCTGCCCTGCAGATGCTCTACGCCGCCAAGGAGGGCGGAGGAAACCCAAAG GCGTCCCACACCCACGATGCCATAGCAGAGGCAGCCCAGCTCATGAAGGAGGCAGTGGATGATATCATGGTGACCTTGAATGAGGCCGCCAGCGAAGTGGGAATGGTGGGAGGAATGGTGGAGTCCATCGCAGAGGCCATGGCCAAG ctgGATGAAGGTACACCCCCTGAACCTGAGGGCTCATTTGTGGATTACCAGACCAGTATGGTGAAACACTCGAAGGCGATCGCTGTCACCGCTCAGGAAATG ATGACCAAATCGGTGACGTGCCCAGACGAGCTGGGAGCACTGGCCTCTCAGGTGACCGTGGACTACAGCCAGCTGGCCGTCCAGGGCCGACTGGCTGCTCACACTGCTGAGCCAGAGGAG atCGGTTTCCAGATCAAGACTCGGGTGCAGGAGCTGGGACATGGCTGTATCTTCCTGGTCCAGAAGGCCGGAGCTCTGCAGATCATCCCCTCCGACAGCTTCACTAAACGGGAACTCATCGACTGCGCCCGTGCCGTCACAGAGAAG GTCTCCCTGGTGCTCTCAGCCCTCCAGGCAGGCAACAAGGGCACACAGGCCTGCATCACGGCAGCCAGCGCTGTGTCCGGTATCATCGGCGACCTGGACACCACCATCATGTTCGCCTCTGCCGGCACACTGAACGCAGAGGATGACGAGTCCTTCGCTGACCACAG GGAAAACATTTTGAAGACGGCCAAAGCTCTGGTGGAGGACACAAAGATGCTGGTGTCCGGCGCAGCCTCCGGCCAGGACAGGTTAGCACAGGCCGCCCAGTCCTCTGCTAAAACCATCACCCAGCTCACAGATGTGGTCAAACTGGGAGCTGCAAGCATCGGCTCGGACGACCCTGAGACGCAG GTGGTTCTAATAAACGCTGTCAAAGATGTGGCCAAGGCGCTGGCCGAGCTCATTAGTGCCACCAAGTGTGCTGCTGGCAAAGCGGCAGACGACCCGTCCATGTACCAGCTGAAGAGCGCTGCCAAG GTGATGGTGACCAACGTCACGTCTCTGCTGAAGACAGTTAAGGCCGTGGAGGACGAGGCCACACGGGGAACCAGAGCCCTGGAGGCCACAATCGAGTGCATCAAACAGGAAATGGCG GTCTTTCAGTCAAAGGCGGCTCCCAACAAGACGACCACACCCGAGGAGTTCATTCGCATGACTAAAGGCATCACCATGGCAACTGCCAAGGCTGTGGCTGCAGGCAACTCGGCCCGGCAGGAGGACATCATCCACACGGCCAACCTCAGCCGCAAAGCCATTTCAGACATGCTCACCACCTGCAAG CAAGCGGCCTACCATCCAGAGGtcagtgaggaggtgaagagcagAGCGCTGATGTTTGGAGCAGAGTGTACGACTGGATACATCGACCTGCTGGAACAAGTCCTGCTG ctcCTGCAGAGGCCCACTgcagagcagaagcagcagctggcaGCCTTCTCCAAACGAGTGGCAGGCGCCGTCACAGAGCTCATCCAAACGGCAGAGGCCATGAAAg GTTCGGAGTGGGTGGACCCAGAGGACCCGACGGTCATCGCAGAGACGGAGCTGCTCGGAGCGGCAGCGTCCATCGAAGCGGCCGCGAAGAAGCTGGAGCAGCTCAAGCCCCGAGCCAAGCCCAAG ctagCGGATGAGACGCTGAACTTCGAGGAGCAGATCCTGGAGGCAGCCAAGTCCATCGCCGCAGCCACCAGCGCtttggtcaaatcagcctcagctgctcagagagagCTGGTGGCTCAGGGCAAGGTGGGCTTGATCCGTGCTAATTCTGTGGATGACGGCCAGTGGTCCCAGGGACTCATCTCTGCA GCACGTTTGGTAGCAGCAGCGACCAGCAACCTGTGTGAGGCAGCCAACGCCTCGGTGCAGGGTCACGCCAGTGAGGAAAAGCTCATCTCCTCAGCCAAGCAGGTGGCGGCGTCCACAGCTCAGCTGCTGGTGGCCTGTAAGGTGAAGGCTGACCAGGACTCGGAGGCCATGAGGAGACTGCAG ATTGCTGGAAACGCTGTGAAGAAAGCATCAGACAACTTGGTGCGGGCTGCTCAGAAGGCGGCATTCGacaaagcagatgaagacaatGTGGTGGTCAAGACAAAGTTTGTGGGTGGAATAGCACAG ATTATTGCGGCCCAGGAGGAGATgctgaggaaggagagggaactGGAAGAAGCCAGGAAGAAACTGGCTCAGATCAGGCAACAGCAGTACAAGTTCCTGCCCCATGAACTACGAGAGGACAACAACTAA